The following are from one region of the Escherichia sp. E4742 genome:
- the tadA gene encoding tRNA adenosine(34) deaminase TadA, with protein MSEVEFSHEYWMRHAMTLAKRAWDEREVPVGAVLVHNNRVIGEGWNRPIGRHDPTAHAEIMALRQGGLVMQNYRLIDATLYVTLEPCVMCAGAMIHSRIGRVVFGARDAKTGAAGSLMDVLHHPGMNHRVEITEGILAEECAALLSDFFRMRRQEIKAQKKAKSSAD; from the coding sequence TTGTCTGAAGTCGAATTTAGTCACGAATACTGGATGCGTCATGCCATGACGCTGGCAAAGCGTGCCTGGGACGAGCGGGAAGTACCGGTCGGCGCGGTATTAGTGCATAACAACCGGGTAATCGGCGAGGGCTGGAATCGTCCGATTGGGCGGCATGATCCTACCGCGCACGCTGAAATCATGGCCCTGCGTCAGGGCGGTCTGGTGATGCAAAATTATCGCCTGATCGACGCCACATTATATGTCACGCTGGAGCCGTGTGTGATGTGCGCCGGAGCGATGATTCACAGCCGCATTGGTCGTGTAGTTTTTGGTGCACGAGATGCGAAAACGGGGGCTGCCGGATCATTAATGGATGTGTTGCACCATCCGGGCATGAATCACCGGGTGGAAATCACGGAAGGGATATTGGCGGAAGAGTGTGCAGCGCTGCTCAGCGACTTCTTTCGCATGCGCCGTCAGGAAATCAAAGCGCAGAAAAAAGCGAAATCTTCTGCGGATTAA